In Portunus trituberculatus isolate SZX2019 chromosome 16, ASM1759143v1, whole genome shotgun sequence, the genomic window aggtgatagtgtctggcatggtggcgtacattcctcattctttttctcaaactAAACCTCACACTCCTCTcccacagttttattagataaggtggaatcaaaaagtttttgtctcatcaactcccctcctctggctGACTGTCTTCAGGCTCTTTTCACGGccgaaatattgcatctctttctatcttttatcgctattttcatactaactgttctactgatcttgctaactgcatgcttcccctcgctgcacaaggcattcttcttcctctcatccctattctgtccaactccctagtgcaagagttaaccagtactctcaatcattcatatctttcactggtaaactctgaaactccctgcatgcttctgtatttccgccttcctacgacttttcttcttttaagagagacatttgctccctaattttggctaacgcttttcttctagagaaccagcacccaagtgtaccttttttcttgtaattttttttttgcccttgattTGCGAGCGATCTACGAAACAGGGTGTACAAACACACTTTGAATTTTGCTGCAAATGTTTTGCGACTTCATTCTGATACCAACTCGAATCCGTTGCGACTCTGAAGAACTTTTTACGAACGCACTCCTACTCCATTGCGTATGTAATGCTACTCATCaatgaaatatatgaatataggTTATGTTCATAACCTTTACATACCAAATTGAGTCCTCCTTGTGCTTCCATAGCACGCTGAATTagagtttttgtttttatagctTGAATTGAAGCTCAAGCTGGAGATCAAACTTAACCTGGctttgaggaaaagaaaaaaaaacgagaagtaaaaaagaagataatttgTTGGATAAAAACATGATTTCTCAGGCGACGAGACTTTCTCCATTATaataatatgattaaaaaaactTTCTCTCGAGATCTGCTTACATTCAGTTAGTTCCTATGTAGAGTGACTGCTTAATTCTTCCAAACGATTGATCTATAAtactaatttcctcttttttgtaatCTATTCTTAAAAAGGTAGACTGTTAAACTTCAGCCGGCTCATATGGAAAATAGACCGTAAGTATGAATTCCGTAAAATACAATCCACAGactatcttgttctttttttttagatctTTGGTCATTTTCTTTAAGGAATTTCAGTAAAAACCTTGCCGTTGGCGTTAGCATATCAATAGATTCTTAGTactgaagcaaaaaataatttcTAATCTTAAGGAAGGTAGAGCCATCCCGTTCACTGCAGGGATTCAAGATCGATTTCTGCTTCTCTTACTTCCATGATTCTCGCTAACCAGGACAGCAGCAAGCTAAACCGCACACTATGATGAAATTCACTGCCATGAATATGAACACAACGCCTGCCTCTGTGATAACGGGCTTTGATAAGCTAAATAAATACCGGCGCCatgactctctttctctctctctctctctctctctctctctctctctctctctctcttcaacatttATGGAGATTATACGTCTGTTGAACAATGCTTTCAGAGACTTTTGGTAAGATTTGCCTTACCATTATGTCTCACCATACACATTCTCCGTTCACTTGccttgcatatttttatgtctGTTTCATAATCAtattctctcctcattttcttaacCACTATCTATAATATGTAGCATTGAATATCCTTGAATATCTCTAGATTAAAAGGAATTGTCATCTTTAAATCTTAAGCAGTAATATCATTCAGCcgtttccttcatctttataCAAGTAACATTGTAATGTTTAAACAAACGAATGAATACACTGTGTTAATCACAAAACAGGCACACTAATATCTATTGTAACAAATTAACTCTACAACATGTATGGAAAACTTTCAAAggatattatttttactatgtaGCATGTCCATGGGTTCTTGTCATTAGTTAATATTAAGTAACTTATCCAAACTGTCTTCACAACACATACTGTTACAAAAAATTTTCTTCTGGCCCTTAGTCAGTCCGGTATGTGCTGTACAGAAACGTCGGCACTATGTGGTGGCACCGGGCGAGCCTGTAACTGTATCTTGCCAAGTGGAAGCTTACCCCACTGGCCTCACCTTTACCTGGGCCCTTAAGAACGACTCTGGTAAGTTCTCGCCGAGGTTCATCTATACATTGTAGTTTGCTCCTATtgttgtcaccaccatcatactttctttctctttggctTATCAGACAGCTCGCCAATATGGCTGCACAGCGTGGGGCGCGAGGAGGGGCTGACGGGCCACTACACCTTGAGGGGAGTGAAGCAGAAAAGTGTGGAAGTGTTGTGTTGGGCTCAGAATGACGCCGGCAGCCAAATTACGCCATGCAAACTAACCGTCTACACTCACGGTTAGTTTACAAGATGCCCACAAATCAGATGATGTTTGATTTTAGTATATGTACCGTAGAAAAAATGTGTATTTGAAAGAATCAAAATTTTTAGAGGGAACAGTCTGAAATTTGTTCCATGGCAGGATTTGAATACAGAGTTTGAAGGAGGGAGATACAGTGTATCCTGAGCTATAGTGCATCGCCGCTCTTCACAGCATGCCGCCTGGACAGGGTTCTCCCAGTGCTGGAGGCCATAAAGCTGTCGCGAGCCCCAGCCAGTTATTTACAGTGTCATAAACGCTCCCTCGCACCTTGCACTCTGATGAAGATTTCtccatattcttatttttgttccttaaatttttcattttttatgacTAAATATTTGTTTTCAAAATGGACAGTACAACGAACACTGTAGTGAAACGTATCACCGCCCAAACCTTATTTCAGTATCACATATTTGTCTAACAACACGTTAACAAATTCCTGTAATcatatttagtattttttttaaacttgcTTGTTATCTAGATTAACTGTTCAGACTTATCTCTTTATATACTTACTTGCCTTTATGTTAACTTTTTAACTCTTCattaatatatgtgtgtgtgtgtgtgtgtgtgtgtgtgtgtgtgtgtgtgtgtgtgtgtgtgtgtgtgtgtgtatatatatatatatatatatatatatatatatatatatatatatatatatatatatatatatatatatatatatatatatatatatatatatatatatatatatatatatatatatatatatatatatatatatatatatatatatatatatatatatatatatatatatatatatatatatatatatatatatatatatatatatgcgagaGGAATGATGTTTCTCTCTATAAATCAAGAATAAAAGCTTCCTTGGTAATATACTACAAGAAATATAACCCAGAATGTCCTGCGTGACAGGTCGGCCGGGCCCGGTGAGGAATTGCAGCGTCAACAGCCACACGGCGTCTGGGTTCCGGGTGATGTGCGAGGCGGGGCCGCCGCGGGGCAGCAACACTCACTATTCCCTTCTGGTGTACACACAGGTAAGTCCAATTTGCATCATGatttatgtttatgtttttgATTTCTTATAAAAATTTTAAGTTAactttaatgtttggtgaatgGTATAACGCGAGGACGGTAGATAGCGACATCTttaatatgataataaatacacttgaataaaagacaaataaaagatggaaaaaaaatcagaaaattgCGTACTACAAATGATATATTTAACAATAAAACATCTGGTAcacgacggtgtgtgtgtgtgtgtgtgtgtgtgtgtgtgtaattcacctcggtcgtctgctggtcacccagccagtcatcctcattacggagcgagctcagagctcatagaccgatcttcgggtaggactgagaccacaacacacaacacacaccaggacagcgaggcacaaccctcgagttacaccccgtacctatttactgctaggtgaacagggcccacacattaagaggcttgcccatttgcctcgccgcttaccgggactcgaacccggccctctcgattgtgagtcgagcgtgctaaccactacactacgcggtgtgtgtgtgtgtgtgtgtgtgtgtgtgtgtgtgtgtgtgtgtgtgagagagagagagagagagagagagagagagagagagagagagagagagagagagagagagagagagagagagagagagagagagagagagagagagagagagagagagagagagagagacgctgggaATATACAAATAATGGTAAATATTATGAACATAACATCGGGTACTGTTTGTGATGTTCCACTGCAGAAGAGCAGAAGACTGAACACCAACGAAATACATGGCGGCAGGAGCCGCGGAAAGAAGGGTGGCGGCGGGCATCCGACGGCAGGCCAAACACGCCTGGCTCTGGGCACCCTAATGCGGAACCTGACCACCACCTTACCTGTCTTTatgtaagtttgtgtgtgtgtgtgtgtgtgtgtgtgtgtgtgtgtgtgtgtgtgtgtgtgtgtgtgtgtgtgtgtgtgtgtgtgtgtgtgtgcctgtgtgtgcgtTATTGatcacggttgtctgctggtcactcagtctttcccctacggaaagagctcagagctcatactgaccgatcttcggtaggactgagaccacatctcacaccacacacaccggaaagttacattccgtacctatttactgctaggtgaacaggggctgcacattaagaggcttgcccatttgcctcgtcgcttcccgggacttcaacccgggccctctcggttgtaAGCCGAGcacgctaaccactacactaagtgtgtttcactgtttgatctgctgcattctctgacgagacagccagacgttaccctacggagcgagctcagagctcattatttccgatcttcggataggcctgagaccaggcacacaccacacaccgggacaacaaggtcacaactcctcgatttacatcccgtacctactcactgctaggtgaacaggggctacacgtgaaaggagacacacccaaaaatctccacccgtgtgtgtgtgtgtgtgtgtgtgtgtgtgtgtgtgtgtgtgtgtgtgtgtgtgtgtgtttctctaacCATTTCTATTTGTATTGCCTCTGTGTTCAAGAATCATCATTCAATCGATCGTCAGTCGAATTCTCTTATATTAATTGTGGAAAAGTACTTGAATTAAAGTAGTGGATATGAATTCATATAGAGAACTGATAAAGTAATGAACAAACAAAGCAAGTAAATTCATTAATTGATTGCGTTTTCTCTAAATGAGAAGTTAATCAATTCATTACTTGCTTTGCTGTAAAATTATACAAAATGCCAAATACTCTCGGAAACAATGAGGCAATTAGTTGAAGCCAGTATCCTGAGGTTCCTCTGGATGTCAATGTTTGTTCTAATTTCACAGTTTATCTCATCCATAATTTTCTGTCTTTGCATTTCCTAGTGTCTTTGTGTATTTCTAATGACTGTTATAGGTGGTGTATGAATTGTTATTCattgactgttttttttttttttcgaaatcaATCGATAGAGTGAGCGGTCTGCGTGCTGGGCGGGAGTTTGTGTTAGTTGTGCGAGCAACCGGCGACGAGGGATTGAGTCCGCCCGTCGTGCTCACAGCCTTCACACTCACCGATAACGCACAGACTGtcattggtgagggaaatgaAACTTTATGGACATAAATTTCTATTCATACTGTTTATGGAAGAAAGTAGATGTAGCTGCTAATAACGGATGAATACCTTCTTGCAGACATGTATTAATATGAAGGGACTTATATAGTTCTACATGATTGATAGCTGAACAGAATGTAATTTATTTGTATTCTATCTAAGAAAGACCAAGAACTTGGAGTGATTTGTTATATTAGCGGAACATTAGGAATTAGAACAGCTTAGTGAATGGTAGCAATCTGAAGAAACACCAGCTTTAGAAGGGTGAGGTGAGTGGAAAGAAACAAGCTGAGTTCCTTTTCTGCCAGCTGTTCATTCAGAATGAACTTACGGATTATTCGAATTTTGGCATCGACTATGGCAACGTCACACCCGTCTCGCTCAGGACTGCCGGCGGGGATGGGGGACACCGGGAGCAGCGGCATCGTTGGCGCGACACCTCTGAGCAGTAGCGACAGCAATGGTGAGGACAATGAAGGCAGCAGAGATATTAGCAGCAAAGGTGGCGGGGAAGACTTGTTTGCTTCTCCTGGCGAGACCGGAGTGGAAGCGGTGGCCAACGAGATCATGGGGATGGTGTCGCCCTTATTGCTAGTCCTGGGAACTTCATTAATCGCCCTCCTTCTCATCGTTCTCATTCTTGTCTTTCTGGTGATAAAATTTAACGCAAGATCAAGACAGCAACGGCAAAATCAAGTATGTGCTGATGCATGTGTTGAtatgtatttttcatcttattgttTTGATCTAAAAATCAATGATAAATCTTTTCTTATACAGAGACTGCCACAAATAGTCCTGATTACtctttgcagcttcctttattttctattattctcaTGTTTTTATAAGTTAATGATAAAATGTTCTTCATATCCAGGCTAAGAAATGTGCGGAAGTGACGCCTGAGGACAAGCAAGTGAGGTTGCCAGGTGAGAGCTGAGCGACAGTCCCATTATCAAAACTGAAtacaagagagtgagtgagtgagtgagaaattgATTTTATTCACTGAGCAGCAACATCGCGTTTATAGATTATGGTGTCGCTACAGAACTTTTGAAGCTGCAAAGATGGTAGGTAGAGATATCGATGTTAAAAACAAAATTGTGGCAAAGTAAAATATGCTAAAAATACTACAAATGTGAATATATGAAAGATTGAGATGAACCAGCGAAAATTTAAGGGATGCCAAATAAGAGGATTGGTATAtcaatattttattttaatgtgAGAGGGTACTGATCCCAATGACTCATGAGAGAATACGTGTACCATTATTCATTTCGTACTCAAGGTACTAAGTTAATTGTTAAAGCCCGTACCCACTATGCTTCATGATGCGCGGAACtacccaaacatgcaaagagtactccatacagag contains:
- the LOC123504520 gene encoding uncharacterized protein LOC123504520; this encodes MSAGLVWGGSGMEQGRILEEKSGELVTRTWFTIVASRTTADSTITCSTTNASFSSGIMHTVSTTLKVNLVPLIVQLEAPGEWVSSGQQASFRCRVVGSSPPPVVQWWLGGRRLTANSPLTSVGGNVSVSTVRLTPQPGDHKVPLVCKAYSPNLAGSVLQDQLILAVHFVPVATVSVHGGGSEAATVREGSTVTFTCHLQANPSVYNITWFHNGRALRGWTWGVEVNNATLRLLNVTAAMRGLYTCVGSNPEGDGQSNALNLNVEFSPVCAVQKRRHYVVAPGEPVTVSCQVEAYPTGLTFTWALKNDSDSSPIWLHSVGREEGLTGHYTLRGVKQKSVEVLCWAQNDAGSQITPCKLTVYTHGRPGPVRNCSVNSHTASGFRVMCEAGPPRGSNTHYSLLVYTQKSRRLNTNEIHGGRSRGKKGGGGHPTAGQTRLALGTLMRNLTTTLPVFIVSGLRAGREFVLVVRATGDEGLSPPVVLTAFTLTDNAQTVIGLPAGMGDTGSSGIVGATPLSSSDSNGEDNEGSRDISSKGGGEDLFASPGETGVEAVANEIMGMVSPLLLVLGTSLIALLLIVLILVFLVIKFNARSRQQRQNQAKKCAEVTPEDKQVRLPESCQKRESLAEDESAMVEAAVMSGDEQGLPEDVGIKVSVDDITASAIPGFLPGKAYPMQAL